A genome region from Arachis duranensis cultivar V14167 chromosome 6, aradu.V14167.gnm2.J7QH, whole genome shotgun sequence includes the following:
- the LOC107493214 gene encoding mRNA cap guanine-N7 methyltransferase 1 isoform X1, whose amino-acid sequence MASKKGNASRSIRIADTVYEQEEHYASQMSKKRKFSPSGSMTEIPAGKEEASNSECDAQFLEDETTKIFAQKVADHYSARSNQTLEEREASPIIHLKKLNNWIKSVLIQLYAHQGDAVLDLACGKGGDLIKWDKAKIGYYVGIDIAEGSIKDCRTRYNGDADHHQRRKKFSFPARLICGDCYEVRLDKVLVDDAPFDICSCQFALHYSWSTEARARQALANVSALLRPGGIFIGTMPDANVIIKKLREAEGLAFGNSVYWVCFDEVFSDKKFKSSSPFGIKYTFHLEDAVDCPEWIVPFHVFKSLAEEYDFELIFAKNSHEFVHEYLKKPEFVELMQRLGALGDGNQDKSTLSADEWEAAYLYMSFVLRKRDQPERTQVSGQRERGLMHISEQDIMYISSH is encoded by the exons ATGGCAAGCAAAAAAGGCAACGCTTCAAGGTCAATTAGAATCGCAGATACAGTGTATGAGCAAGAAGAGCACTATGCATCCCAGATGTCTAAAAAGCGCAAGTTCTCGCCAAGTGGCTCTATGACTGAAATCCCCGCTGGGAAAGAGGAAGCATCAAATAGTGAGT GTGATGCACAGTTTCTGGAGGATGAAACCAcaaagatttttgctcagaaagTAGCTGATCATTACAGCGCTAGATCCAACCAGACTCTAGAAGAACGGGAGGCTAGTCCTATAATTCATTTGAAGAAACTCAACAATTGG ATTAAGAGTGTCTTAATTCAGCTTTATGCTCATCAAGGAGATGCAGTCCTTGACCTCGCCTGTGGCAAG GGTGGGGATCTTATCAAATGGGACAAGGCCAAAATTGGATATTATGTTGGTATCGACATTGCTGAAGGCTCA ATCAAAGACTGTCGCACACGTTACAATGGTGATGCTGACCATCATCAGCGACGTAAAAAGTTTTCGTTTCCTGCTCGCCTGATATGTGGAGATTGTTATGAG GTTCGGTTGGACAAAGTTCTTGTAGATGATGCTCCTTTTGATATTTGCAGTTGCCAG TTTGCATTGCATTATTCGTGGTCTACAGAGGCACGTGCCCGACAAGCATTGGCTAATGTGTCAGCTTTACTTCGCCCAGGAGGCATTTTCATTGGAACTATGCCGGATGCCAATGTGATAATCAAAAAGCTTAGAGAAG CTGAAGGTCTGGCTTTTGGTAATAGTGTATATTGGGTGTGTTTTGATGAAGTATTTTCTGACAAG AAATTCAAATCTTCCAGCCCCTTTGGAATAAAATATACCTTCCATTTAGAG GATGCTGTTGATTGTCCTGAATGGATTGTCCCCTTTCATGTATTCAAGTCATTAGCTGAAGAG TATGATTTTGAGCTCATTTTTGCAAAGAACTCTCATGAATTTGTGCACGAGTATCTGAAAAAACCTGAATTTGTGGAGCTCATGCAAAGACTTGGTGCATTGGGTGATGGCAACCAAGACAAGA GTACACTATCAGCCGATGAATGGGAAGCTGCTTATTTATACATGTCGTTTGTGTTGAGAAAG CGAGACCAACCAGAAAGAACCCAAGTTAGTGGCCAAAGAGAGCGGGGACTGATGCATATCTCAGAGCAAGACATAATGTACATTAGCAGTCATTAG
- the LOC107493215 gene encoding O-fucosyltransferase 16, with the protein MALQRRRHNNYQRIRIRLLIPLISGVAAALLVLFSLLSILAPSPNDTDHLRHFYTSSLNATPDDAITTPVFRVPRGGGKMDRHVWSSRNSEHFHGCSDAGNKFPKAQVITQANRYLMIATSGGLNQQRTGITDGVVAARILNATLVIPKLDQKSFWKDSSNFSEIFDVDWFISYLSKDVKIIKQLPRRGGKTLSSYNMRVPRKCNERCYVNRILPVLLKKHAVQLSKFDYRLANRLDTEYQKLRCRVNYHALRFTNPIFSMGEKLVHRMRMRSKHYIALHLRFEPDMLAFSGCDYGGGEKEQKELGTIRRRWKTLHRSNPDRQRRQGKCPLTPEEVGLMLRALGYGSDVHIYVASGEVYGGEETLAPLKALFPNFHSKDTIATKEELEPFSPFSSRMAALDFIVCDESDVFVTNNNGNMAKILAGRRRYFGHKPTIRPNAKKLYRLFLNRNNLTWEVFASSVRTFQKGFMGEPKEVRPGRGGFHENPSTCICEDSVTKVEKTSGPRKFGKDNTNRKNVTNNDQDVDDESEWPDMDDDEDQGDEKGMFNETISDYEALNSEDPELEEILSD; encoded by the exons ATGGCGCTTCAGCGGCGGCGCCACAACAATTACCAACGCATTCGCATCCGCCTCTTGATTCCTCTGATTTCAGGCGTCGCCGCTGCTCTTCtggttctcttctctctcctttccATTCTGGCTCCTTCCCCCAACGACACCGATCATCTGCGCCACTTCTACACCTCCTCG CTTAACGCTACGCCGGATGATGCAATTACAACTCCGGTTTTCCGCGTTCCG AGAGGTGGAGGAAAGATGGATCGCCATGTCTGGAGTTCTAGAAACTCCGAACACTTCCACGGCTGCAGCGATGCGGGCAACAAGTTTCCAA AGGCTCAAGTTATTACACAAGCTAACAGATATTTGATGATTGCAACAAGTGGAGGCTTGAATCAACAGAGAACTGGG ATTACAGATGGTGTTGTTGCTGCACGTATCTTGAATGCTACACTTGTTATTCCCAAATTGGATCAAAAATCGTTCTGGAAAGACTCTAG TAACTTCTCAGAAATTTTTGATGTTGATTGGTTTATCTCATACTTGTCAAAGGATGTAAAAATCATCAAGCAACTCCCAAGAAGAGGTGGGAAAACATTATCTTCGTACAACATGCGTGTTCCAAGGAAGTGTAATGAAAGATGTTACGTAAATCGTATATTACCTGTACTCCTGAAAAAGCAT GCTGTTCAACTCAGCAAGTTTGACTACAGGCTTGCAAACAGGTTGGATACAGAATATCAGAAACTGAGATGTAGAGTTAATTACCATGCTTTAAGGTTTACCAATCCAATATTTTCAATGGGTGAAAAATTGGTTCATCGAATGAGGATGAGAAGCAAGCACTATATTGCATTGCACCTAAG GTTTGAACCTGATATGCTTGCATTTTCTGGATGTGATTATGGTGGTGGAGAGAAGGAGCAAAAGGAACTGGGCACTATAAGGAGGAGATGGAAAACACTGCAT AGAAGCAATCCTGATAGGCAAAGGAGACAGGGGAAATGCCCGTTAACCCCAGAAGAAGTTGGACTCATGCTAAGAGCATTGGGGTATGGCTCTGATGTTCATATATATGTTGCATCAGGGGAAGTATATGGAGGGGAAGAAACATTGGCACCTCTCAAAGCATTGTTTCCCAATTTCCACTCAAAGGACACCATTGCTACGAAAGAAGAATTAGAGCCAttttctccattttcttctCGCATGGCTGCACTTGACTTCATTGTTTGTGATGAAAGTGATGTATTTGTGACAAACAACAATGGTAATATGGCTAAAATATTAGCTGGAAGAAG GAGATACTTTGGGCACAAGCCTACCATTCGTCCAAATGCAAAAAAGCTCTACCGTTTGTTCTTGAACAGAAACAATTTGACTTGGGAAGTTTTTGCTTCTAGTGTCCGTACTTTCCAGAAAGGCTTCATGGGGGAGCCAAAGGAAGTTAGACCAGGTAGAGGTGGGTTTCATGAGAATCCATCTACCTGCATATGCGAGGATTCTGTAACCAAAGTGGAGAAAACGTCTGGACCTAGAAAATTTGGGAAGGATAACACGAATAGGAAAAATGTAACAAACAATGATCAGGATGTGGATGATGAGTCTGAATGGCCTGAcatggatgatgatgaagatcaGGGTGATGAGAAGGGGATGTTCAATGAAACAATTTCGGACTATGAAGCTCTGAACTCTGAGGATCCTGAGTTGGAAGAAATTCTGTCAGATTAG
- the LOC107493214 gene encoding mRNA cap guanine-N7 methyltransferase 1 isoform X2, with amino-acid sequence MASKKGNASRSIRIADTVYEQEEHYASQMSKKRKFSPSGSMTEIPAGKEEASNSDAQFLEDETTKIFAQKVADHYSARSNQTLEEREASPIIHLKKLNNWIKSVLIQLYAHQGDAVLDLACGKGGDLIKWDKAKIGYYVGIDIAEGSIKDCRTRYNGDADHHQRRKKFSFPARLICGDCYEVRLDKVLVDDAPFDICSCQFALHYSWSTEARARQALANVSALLRPGGIFIGTMPDANVIIKKLREAEGLAFGNSVYWVCFDEVFSDKKFKSSSPFGIKYTFHLEDAVDCPEWIVPFHVFKSLAEEYDFELIFAKNSHEFVHEYLKKPEFVELMQRLGALGDGNQDKSTLSADEWEAAYLYMSFVLRKRDQPERTQVSGQRERGLMHISEQDIMYISSH; translated from the exons ATGGCAAGCAAAAAAGGCAACGCTTCAAGGTCAATTAGAATCGCAGATACAGTGTATGAGCAAGAAGAGCACTATGCATCCCAGATGTCTAAAAAGCGCAAGTTCTCGCCAAGTGGCTCTATGACTGAAATCCCCGCTGGGAAAGAGGAAGCATCAAATA GTGATGCACAGTTTCTGGAGGATGAAACCAcaaagatttttgctcagaaagTAGCTGATCATTACAGCGCTAGATCCAACCAGACTCTAGAAGAACGGGAGGCTAGTCCTATAATTCATTTGAAGAAACTCAACAATTGG ATTAAGAGTGTCTTAATTCAGCTTTATGCTCATCAAGGAGATGCAGTCCTTGACCTCGCCTGTGGCAAG GGTGGGGATCTTATCAAATGGGACAAGGCCAAAATTGGATATTATGTTGGTATCGACATTGCTGAAGGCTCA ATCAAAGACTGTCGCACACGTTACAATGGTGATGCTGACCATCATCAGCGACGTAAAAAGTTTTCGTTTCCTGCTCGCCTGATATGTGGAGATTGTTATGAG GTTCGGTTGGACAAAGTTCTTGTAGATGATGCTCCTTTTGATATTTGCAGTTGCCAG TTTGCATTGCATTATTCGTGGTCTACAGAGGCACGTGCCCGACAAGCATTGGCTAATGTGTCAGCTTTACTTCGCCCAGGAGGCATTTTCATTGGAACTATGCCGGATGCCAATGTGATAATCAAAAAGCTTAGAGAAG CTGAAGGTCTGGCTTTTGGTAATAGTGTATATTGGGTGTGTTTTGATGAAGTATTTTCTGACAAG AAATTCAAATCTTCCAGCCCCTTTGGAATAAAATATACCTTCCATTTAGAG GATGCTGTTGATTGTCCTGAATGGATTGTCCCCTTTCATGTATTCAAGTCATTAGCTGAAGAG TATGATTTTGAGCTCATTTTTGCAAAGAACTCTCATGAATTTGTGCACGAGTATCTGAAAAAACCTGAATTTGTGGAGCTCATGCAAAGACTTGGTGCATTGGGTGATGGCAACCAAGACAAGA GTACACTATCAGCCGATGAATGGGAAGCTGCTTATTTATACATGTCGTTTGTGTTGAGAAAG CGAGACCAACCAGAAAGAACCCAAGTTAGTGGCCAAAGAGAGCGGGGACTGATGCATATCTCAGAGCAAGACATAATGTACATTAGCAGTCATTAG
- the LOC107493214 gene encoding mRNA cap guanine-N7 methyltransferase 1 isoform X3, whose protein sequence is MMIASDAQFLEDETTKIFAQKVADHYSARSNQTLEEREASPIIHLKKLNNWIKSVLIQLYAHQGDAVLDLACGKGGDLIKWDKAKIGYYVGIDIAEGSIKDCRTRYNGDADHHQRRKKFSFPARLICGDCYEVRLDKVLVDDAPFDICSCQFALHYSWSTEARARQALANVSALLRPGGIFIGTMPDANVIIKKLREAEGLAFGNSVYWVCFDEVFSDKKFKSSSPFGIKYTFHLEDAVDCPEWIVPFHVFKSLAEEYDFELIFAKNSHEFVHEYLKKPEFVELMQRLGALGDGNQDKSTLSADEWEAAYLYMSFVLRKRDQPERTQVSGQRERGLMHISEQDIMYISSH, encoded by the exons ATGATGATAGCAA GTGATGCACAGTTTCTGGAGGATGAAACCAcaaagatttttgctcagaaagTAGCTGATCATTACAGCGCTAGATCCAACCAGACTCTAGAAGAACGGGAGGCTAGTCCTATAATTCATTTGAAGAAACTCAACAATTGG ATTAAGAGTGTCTTAATTCAGCTTTATGCTCATCAAGGAGATGCAGTCCTTGACCTCGCCTGTGGCAAG GGTGGGGATCTTATCAAATGGGACAAGGCCAAAATTGGATATTATGTTGGTATCGACATTGCTGAAGGCTCA ATCAAAGACTGTCGCACACGTTACAATGGTGATGCTGACCATCATCAGCGACGTAAAAAGTTTTCGTTTCCTGCTCGCCTGATATGTGGAGATTGTTATGAG GTTCGGTTGGACAAAGTTCTTGTAGATGATGCTCCTTTTGATATTTGCAGTTGCCAG TTTGCATTGCATTATTCGTGGTCTACAGAGGCACGTGCCCGACAAGCATTGGCTAATGTGTCAGCTTTACTTCGCCCAGGAGGCATTTTCATTGGAACTATGCCGGATGCCAATGTGATAATCAAAAAGCTTAGAGAAG CTGAAGGTCTGGCTTTTGGTAATAGTGTATATTGGGTGTGTTTTGATGAAGTATTTTCTGACAAG AAATTCAAATCTTCCAGCCCCTTTGGAATAAAATATACCTTCCATTTAGAG GATGCTGTTGATTGTCCTGAATGGATTGTCCCCTTTCATGTATTCAAGTCATTAGCTGAAGAG TATGATTTTGAGCTCATTTTTGCAAAGAACTCTCATGAATTTGTGCACGAGTATCTGAAAAAACCTGAATTTGTGGAGCTCATGCAAAGACTTGGTGCATTGGGTGATGGCAACCAAGACAAGA GTACACTATCAGCCGATGAATGGGAAGCTGCTTATTTATACATGTCGTTTGTGTTGAGAAAG CGAGACCAACCAGAAAGAACCCAAGTTAGTGGCCAAAGAGAGCGGGGACTGATGCATATCTCAGAGCAAGACATAATGTACATTAGCAGTCATTAG